In Candidatus Poribacteria bacterium, a genomic segment contains:
- a CDS encoding phytanoyl-CoA dioxygenase family protein, whose amino-acid sequence MGLSKKQKSLFFRDGYIVIKNLVSPDEIETLREHYGRLVLGGAPDFPERHISRHNPQQPQTLDPATPHGDGHDRRGTQVYPKGEEDYAVQRNAPVKDPLDAINKVNVPSRYDAIFDAYVRSPQIVDIVADLMGSNIKLYYDQVFAKPPYARANRYHQDSVFWSFFASNFQITCQLLLDDATVENGCVRFIPGSHNFGLVNWDHLPYMLTEDVLAQEVAVPLEAGDATFHHSLALHCSGPNTTPHRRRGWSIHYVSAETRYIGTPEETEHIKELGCLVGPEP is encoded by the coding sequence GACTGAGCAAAAAACAGAAAAGTTTGTTCTTCCGAGATGGTTATATCGTTATCAAGAATCTGGTCTCCCCCGACGAAATTGAGACGTTACGGGAACACTATGGCCGCCTCGTATTGGGAGGGGCACCTGATTTTCCTGAACGGCACATCTCGCGGCACAATCCGCAACAGCCACAGACGCTGGACCCAGCCACACCACATGGAGACGGACACGATCGGCGGGGAACCCAGGTTTATCCAAAAGGGGAAGAGGATTACGCAGTGCAACGTAATGCACCCGTCAAAGATCCACTCGATGCTATAAACAAGGTTAATGTACCTTCCCGCTATGACGCCATTTTTGACGCCTATGTCCGCTCACCGCAGATTGTTGATATTGTCGCCGACCTAATGGGATCGAATATTAAGTTATATTATGATCAGGTGTTCGCCAAACCGCCTTATGCGCGAGCCAACCGCTACCATCAGGATTCTGTGTTCTGGAGTTTCTTTGCGAGCAACTTTCAGATTACCTGTCAGCTTTTGCTAGACGATGCAACTGTGGAAAACGGCTGTGTCCGCTTTATTCCGGGCAGCCACAATTTTGGGCTGGTCAATTGGGATCATTTACCGTATATGTTGACGGAAGATGTCCTAGCGCAAGAGGTGGCAGTGCCTCTTGAAGCGGGTGACGCCACCTTCCATCACAGTTTGGCATTGCATTGCAGCGGTCCCAATACGACACCCCACCGCAGGCGGGGTTGGTCTATCCACTATGTATCAGCGGAGACACGTTATATTGGCACACCGGAGGAGACCGAGCATATCAAGGAGTTGGGCTGCCTTGTGGGACCAGAGCC
- a CDS encoding starvation-sensing protein RspA: MGNLKIRDVRAIITQPPGARTLIVVKVETNEPELHGLGCASFFSRPTAVAAAVNDYLTPFLVGKDPADIEDIWQSCNVSAYWRYGPVLNNAISGVDQALWDIKGKVAGMPVYELFGGKSREAAAVYIIPTGRDLVEYEEHIHELQERGFRHFKLGSMHPSASHDRPHQESVIITNKVSDDRVSIFEPVPYARDVVAAFEHFRAKFGPAPEILYDLHERMPPIQGLGLAKELEKYRPFFLEDLFAPEDNDYFRLVRQQTSVPIAMGELYSNPQEIVPMIKDRLIDFIRVHVSTIGGLTPARKLAALCEAFNVRTAWHGSADVSPVGHAANLMLDMNVWNFGIQEASVYLNTHETLKEVFPGTPELRNGYMWPNGKPGIGVDINEELAARFPAQDVGGRKLWGDARRADGTVIRP, from the coding sequence ATGGGCAACTTGAAAATTCGCGATGTTCGAGCAATTATCACGCAACCACCCGGCGCACGTACGCTAATCGTTGTGAAGGTGGAAACCAATGAGCCGGAACTACACGGTTTGGGCTGTGCTTCATTCTTCTCAAGACCGACTGCTGTTGCAGCAGCTGTAAACGATTATCTTACCCCCTTTCTTGTCGGCAAAGATCCCGCTGATATTGAGGATATATGGCAGTCGTGCAATGTGTCCGCCTATTGGCGTTACGGACCTGTCCTTAACAATGCGATAAGCGGTGTAGACCAAGCGCTGTGGGATATCAAAGGCAAGGTGGCGGGGATGCCTGTCTACGAGCTGTTCGGTGGTAAGTCTAGAGAAGCTGCGGCTGTATATATCATCCCTACCGGACGCGATCTTGTGGAATACGAAGAGCACATCCATGAACTTCAAGAACGTGGGTTCCGTCACTTCAAGCTAGGCTCGATGCACCCGTCAGCATCACACGATAGACCGCATCAGGAATCGGTCATCATCACCAACAAGGTTTCGGACGACAGAGTAAGCATCTTTGAACCGGTACCGTACGCTCGAGACGTCGTGGCAGCTTTTGAGCATTTTCGGGCGAAGTTTGGACCGGCTCCAGAGATTTTGTACGATCTCCACGAGCGCATGCCGCCCATCCAAGGGCTTGGTTTGGCAAAGGAGTTGGAGAAATATAGACCATTTTTCCTTGAAGATCTTTTTGCACCGGAGGACAATGACTACTTCCGCCTCGTACGTCAACAGACCAGCGTGCCTATAGCGATGGGGGAGTTGTACAGCAACCCTCAAGAGATTGTCCCCATGATAAAGGACCGGCTAATCGACTTCATTCGTGTGCATGTTTCGACGATAGGAGGCTTAACACCGGCGCGCAAGTTGGCGGCGTTGTGCGAAGCTTTCAATGTCCGCACCGCCTGGCACGGTTCCGCCGATGTTTCACCCGTTGGACACGCAGCGAACCTCATGCTGGATATGAACGTGTGGAATTTCGGCATTCAAGAGGCTTCGGTCTACCTGAATACTCACGAAACGTTGAAGGAAGTGTTTCCCGGCACCCCTGAATTGCGCAACGGCTATATGTGGCCCAACGGCAAGCCGGGGATAGGAGTAGACATAAACGAGGAGCTGGCAGCTCGCTTCCCTGCCCAAGACGTGGGCGGCCGTAAGCTGTGGGGCGATGCGCGCCGCGCTGACGGCACAGTGATTAGACCATAA